Proteins from a genomic interval of Quercus robur chromosome 9, dhQueRobu3.1, whole genome shotgun sequence:
- the LOC126698269 gene encoding peroxidase 5-like isoform X2: protein MTALLEVVMHQYSLTPLQETQQSKILQQMIPVYEGLKSSIEPRLDLKPYAGGFGYEVPAGRRDGRISLVNETFTNLPPPTLNVDQLTQAFAKKGFTQEEMVTLTGAHTIGRSHCTSFTERLYNFNGTTSQDPSLDSTYATQLKQRCPQGSKNPNLVVPMNTDCPSFRDAGYYKNVLANRGLFTSDQTLMTNAATAIQVNQNARNPNLWRSKFAAAMLKMSQLDVLTGDAGEIRSNCRVINS, encoded by the exons GGTTGTGATGCATCAGTACTCATTGACTCCACTCCAGGAAACTCAGCAGAGCAAGATTCTCCAGCAAATGATCCCAGTCTACGAGGGTTTGAAGTCATCGATAGAGCCAAGGCTAGACTTGAAGCCATAT GCTGGAGGGTTTGGCTATGAGGTTCCTGCTGGACGAAGAGATGGCAGAATTTCTCTAGTTAATGAGACATTTACTAACTTACCTCCCCCTACATTGAATGTTGACCAACTCACTCAAGCCTTTGCAAAGAAGGGTTTCACACAAGAAGAAATGGTCACCCTTACTG GAGCACACACCATTGGCCGCTCTCATTGCACTTCTTTCACTGAAAGATTGTACAATTTCAATGGAACCACAAGTCAGGACCCAAGTTTAGATTCTACATATGCGACTCAGTTGAAGCAGAGGTGTCCACAAGGCAGCAAAAATCCTAATTTGGTGGTTCCAATGAACACTGATTGCCCTAGCTTCCGTGATGCAGGCTACTACAAGAATGTTCTAGCTAACCGTGGACTGTTCACATCAGACCAAACACTCATGACAAACGCAGCAACAGCAATCCAAGTGAATCAAAATGCCAGGAACCCCAATCTTTGGAGGAGCAAATTTGCTGCTGCAATGTTGAAGATGAGTCAACTTGATGTCTTAACGGGTGATGCTGGTGAGATACGTTCAAATTGTCGGGTGATAAATAGCTAG